The Gemmatimonadaceae bacterium genome contains a region encoding:
- the kdpF gene encoding K(+)-transporting ATPase subunit F has translation MTTESVIALALAAAIFAYLVYSLLRPERF, from the coding sequence ATGACGACCGAATCGGTCATCGCGCTCGCGCTTGCCGCCGCGATCTTCGCCTATCTCGTGTACTCACTGCTCCGCCCTGAGCGGTTTTGA